ttaaaaagtgATGGTTATGTGGATCAATCAGACAAGATGGTGTGCCCATCTTTTACACCGCATGCAATGCACAGAATTTCTTTGAAATGCATGTGTAGCGTGTGAGCTGGGCCCTCCTTATCATTGGGTGACAGAAAGTTTCCACTTTTACACAATCTGAGAGGAGAAGAAAGACCGTGGCTTCCTTCTCAACTTGATCCTGTTCATTTCTTGGAGAAAGGAGACCTGCCTAGCAATTTTGGATCAGTTCAATCTTCTAGGCAGTAAAAGTATGTAGTTAGGATGGCTGAGCCTATCCATACTCTTAGAGAGAGTGGCCAGTGATCCATTTTTCTGTCTAATGAATAGAGTTAGGTTTCCTGACTCGCCGAGATTGTTTTTGTTAGAGCAGAACCTTTTTTTAGAAGTTTCATGGTAAAATAGGGGTTCAGCTATCCAAGTGATATTAACTTAAGACAAAATATAATACCTTTTCAAACTAAAGCAAAGTTTAGCTCGAGATTGTTTGATTAAGTGGCACATAATATTTACACACTTCAACTAGTGATAAATGGTTGGTCATTCTGGATGCTTCAAAAGTGCAATACTACAAAGGATTTTGGATCTCCACATCTATCTCAAGATTTTGACATCAATTCATTTGTTCAATTAAAGAATGCCATTTGAAGAGTGAAACAGAAAAGAACATCGAATCCGCTTAACCAATGACCACAAACAGTGAAAGAGCTTTCTTCCCTTGCTTTGATAACCATGCGTCATAGATTTCAGCCAACAGTAATGTCTCAATGCTGCGCTTTTCGCAGATAAGCATACTGTACGAACACTACCAGAATCCTCTCATAAGTTGTACAAAAATTTGTGCTCATTTTTCTGATCATTGATTTCTACAATGATTGGCTTGCAGCTATCAAACTCGTAGAATCTTTGGCCAAGAAAGGTAATTTTTTTGCTGTCAGACATTTTATCAAGTTCACAAGTCTTGATTATATGGGTCTGAATCGactgataattaattttttatgtaaattttatcTTCTGAATAATTCATTTTTGAGCACTTGTGTGATAGCCATCTGCATCAATTCAAAAATAGATGCCGCTCGCCTAATTTAACAGGCTACCTGCGTAACAATCTCAAGattattttgtaattttttttatcaataatgAGGCAGACTGTCTTTCAGTACATATTAGTGATGGACTCAGTGAAGCAGCACAAGGAAAGATCATCACATTAAGATACAAATTTCATCACATCTTGTGCACAAAAATTGAAATATCAGAATTTGAAATAGTTCACAGTTTTGCAATGCATGCACGCATAAGAGAAACCAGGCACTGATTAGATATAGAGCACCAGTTACCTGTTGGTTCCCTTACCAAAAATGTGCAATCAATAAGAAATAGCAACAATCTATACTTGGTTGAAAACCACAGGCAAAGAAATTCAGTACAGAAGAAGGCACTGATTCCAACAAGGAAAAATCTGAACCACATACATTGATGCATTGAAAGTGCAAAGAAGACCTTATTTATCTTCAATTTTCAATGAAACAATAGACATTAAACCTATGACAGTAACGTACAGTATCCTATCCTGCCTCAACCTTTTCTGCTACAAAATCGAAAGGACAGTCAATTTGCGTTCAATGGAAATTCCAGCATGGTTGCTCCGTTTTGATCCAACAGTTGTTTTCTCAAGGGGTTCATATCCCACAGACATGCTATTCTAATTCTATTAGGCTATAACCAGGAATTTTTCTCAACCCTTTTTCTCTAGCTATGGTTCTCAAGTTTGCAGCTTCACTCCACTTGCCAGCCTGAGCATATACATTTGAAACCAGTGAATACGTGCCTGAGTTCATGGGCTCTAGGTCTAGGAGGTGACTTCCAATAACCTCCCCAAGTTTTGTGTTTCTATGAATTCTGCAAGCAGCAAGTAGAGCACACCAGGCACTAGCCTTATCTCTTAAAGGAGAGCACTTCACAAAGTTGTATGCCTCTTCGAGTTGACCTGCTCGGCCCAGTAAATCAACCATGCAACCATAGTGCTCTTCCTGTGGAGTAATGGAATGCTCACAACTGATGGAATTGAAGACACGCCAACCCGCTTCAACAAGCCCAGCATGGCTGCAAGCTGAAAGCACTGAAGTGAATGTTAACTCATCTGGCTTCAGATTTTCCTTCTGCATTTGATTAAACAGCTCAAGCACCTCTTTGCAGTACCCATGCATCCCATATGCTGTGATCATTGTGTTCCATGAGGTCAGTCCTCTTTCTGTCATATTATTGAATACAGCTTCTGAAGTATCTAGCCTTCCACACTTCGCATACGCATTTATTATTGAATTCATGGTGGCAGTATCTTTTTCCAAACAAGTTCTGTAGATGTACCCGTGGATTTCCTTCACTGGTTCTAAACACCCAAGCTGTGGAAGTGCTTGAAGCAGGGTTGTAATAGTCACTGTATCAGGCTTCTCTCCTGTTTGTCGCATTAGCTGAAACAGTGCTAGAGCTTCATCTGCATGACCATAATTTACATAGCCCATCATCAATGCCGTCCACGAAACCAAGTCTTTCTTCGCTATTGAGTTGAAAGTTGTCCTTGCAATGTCAATGCGTCCACATTTTGCATACATGTGTAGAATCTGATTAGAAACATCCACATCTGTTTGGAGACAATACCTGACCACAAAACCATGGATCCATTTGCCACTTCTTATGTCTGCTAGATTGGCaaatgttgacagcatactcagcACAGTTGCAGCGTTTGGTCTGACACCTGCTTTAACCATTTCACCAAACAAAATGGTAGCCTCATTGATCATATGATTTTGTAGATAACCAGAAATCATTACATTATATAAGATCTCATCCCTCATAATTAGCTGATCAAACAATTCCCTGGCTCTAGTGGTTTTATTACATTTTGAATACATTTCAATAAGAGCAGTAGTCAAAACTATATCAAGAGGAATATCTCTTCTGATTAAGTAACCATGGATTCTCGTGGCAAAGTGCACATAATTCAAATCAGAACAAGCCGAAAGCACATTTGCTAAGGTGATTGAATCAGGGGATATGTTCCCTTCTTGTTGCATGAGTGAGAAATTTTTCAGAGCCTCAGAATTCTGCCCATGATGAATGAGTCCAGCAATCAAGGCATTCCATGAAGCAACACTTCTTCTTTCCATTTGCCTCAACACAGAAGCTGCAGCAGTCCTAGCGCCACATCTAGCATACATATCTACAAGACTGGTCTGGAAAAGTTCATCTGAATGACCAATTTCTCTCCTTAAGGCATAACAATGAACTGATCGACCTTCTTTGAGTGCTTCAGACTTCCCCACCGCCTGGAGTAAGCTCACCAGTGTCACCCGGTTAGCATCCAATCCTTCTCTCTGCATATCACTAGCTATTTCAAATGCCTTAAATGACTGGAAATCAGACAATTGTGCATGCCCTGTAATCATTGCTGTATAAGCAACGACATCCTTATCTAAGATTTCTTCAAATGCTTGCCGAGCATCCTCCATACATTGAAAGCTAAAGTACAATCCCACAAGAGAAGAACCAACAAATTTGTCTCCATTTAGACCAAACTTGAAAGCATCCACATGAATTCCTCTTCCAAATTCTACATTCCCAAACTCAATACAACTCTTCAAACCAAATGTAATAGCTGAACTGTCAATACCAATCCCTTGAgactttaaatttaaatataaacaaAGAACCTCCTCGAAATAACTAGCTCTAAAATACCCAACGATGGCAGAATTCCAAAGAGAAAGGTTTCTGTTAATGATCTTTCGAAATACCCATTGGGATTCAGGTAAACCACCAAAGCTAGCATACAAATTCAACAGCTTGGACCCCAGATATATGTTATCTCCAAATCCATGAGCTAAAATGCGGGCATGTAGCTTTCGAAGAGATCTGATGTCTGAACATGAACACAAACAAGAAGCAAACCTCTCTGCAGTACAGAGTTCTTGAAATGCCAATTCCTCTTCATGAAATCCAGATGCTTTCCTTGGATGGAATCTACTGGGCACCAAAGGAAGTATTTTTCTTGTTGATAATCGAAAACCAGCAGGGAAAAAGGCCATCCTTTATCCCTTTACCAATTAAAATAGACTTCTTTCATCTAAATTCTGTGCTGCAAAAATTTTCCCGCAGACATAAACACGATTTCTCAACAACCATATCAAATTCTAGCTTCTCTAACTGGACTCTGGTTTTGTCAACAAGGATTTATGCATAGTTTCTCAGACAAATTTCGGAAGACAACATAGAAAGAAAGGCATCAACTATCAATTGTTTGCCCCAAAAGGAG
This genomic window from Elaeis guineensis isolate ETL-2024a chromosome 13, EG11, whole genome shotgun sequence contains:
- the LOC105056023 gene encoding pentatricopeptide repeat-containing protein At4g21300; this translates as MAFFPAGFRLSTRKILPLVPSRFHPRKASGFHEEELAFQELCTAERFASCLCSCSDIRSLRKLHARILAHGFGDNIYLGSKLLNLYASFGGLPESQWVFRKIINRNLSLWNSAIVGYFRASYFEEVLCLYLNLKSQGIGIDSSAITFGLKSCIEFGNVEFGRGIHVDAFKFGLNGDKFVGSSLVGLYFSFQCMEDARQAFEEILDKDVVAYTAMITGHAQLSDFQSFKAFEIASDMQREGLDANRVTLVSLLQAVGKSEALKEGRSVHCYALRREIGHSDELFQTSLVDMYARCGARTAAASVLRQMERRSVASWNALIAGLIHHGQNSEALKNFSLMQQEGNISPDSITLANVLSACSDLNYVHFATRIHGYLIRRDIPLDIVLTTALIEMYSKCNKTTRARELFDQLIMRDEILYNVMISGYLQNHMINEATILFGEMVKAGVRPNAATVLSMLSTFANLADIRSGKWIHGFVVRYCLQTDVDVSNQILHMYAKCGRIDIARTTFNSIAKKDLVSWTALMMGYVNYGHADEALALFQLMRQTGEKPDTVTITTLLQALPQLGCLEPVKEIHGYIYRTCLEKDTATMNSIINAYAKCGRLDTSEAVFNNMTERGLTSWNTMITAYGMHGYCKEVLELFNQMQKENLKPDELTFTSVLSACSHAGLVEAGWRVFNSISCEHSITPQEEHYGCMVDLLGRAGQLEEAYNFVKCSPLRDKASAWCALLAACRIHRNTKLGEVIGSHLLDLEPMNSGTYSLVSNVYAQAGKWSEAANLRTIAREKGLRKIPGYSLIELE